The sequence below is a genomic window from Ipomoea triloba cultivar NCNSP0323 chromosome 2, ASM357664v1.
NNNNNNNNNNNNNNNNNNNNNNNNNNNNNNNNNNNNNNNNNNNNNNNNNNNNNNNNNNNNNNNNNNNNNNNNNNNNNNNNNNNNNNNNNNNNNNNNNaaaaaaaaaaaaaaaaaaaaaaaaaaaaaaaaaaaaaaaaaaaaaaagctaataaaAGGACATCTCAGTACATGTTCAATCAATCAAAATACATGATCATAAAACTTGTATGAGGTGAGTTCAGATCGATAGACAAGTATTCATAACCCTGAGAAAGCAAGTTGCAGTTTCAGGTACTTGTTCAACTTTTCAAAAGCATTTTAACCAAATATACAAGGTTCCGAAGATGAGATTCCTAAAAAGAGTAATAAGAGActacagaatatatatatatatatatatacacattggcAAATCTCGCcctaaacaaaaaacaacagtTCTACTACAACTTTGACAAACAAACCTAGACCCAAAAATACAAAGGAACTTAACAGGCCATACGTAGTGACACAAATTACAGATTCATGGGGAACAGATCTCCACTTGTGCATGAACAAGTAGTAGTACAGGTATACAGATACACGATGAACGACAAACAACCAGAAGCACCCTAACAAAAAACTCGAGGTGATTTCCAGGCATCTGCTGCAGTATTAATCAGTTGCTGTACACCTTTTGGCTTTTTTTGAGCTTCAAGGGTTTTGGAGGAGATTGCTGCTTTGGTGCCGAATCCACTAACATTAAACGAGACATCACATAAGCCAACAGTTCTTCACGGTGAGAGAACGTGAAATCCAAATGTGCATACTCGAACTCATTATATGATACCTCCACACCTTCATCTTTCAACACTTTATAATGTTTCTTGATCATGGATGGTCGGATGACCTTGTCCTTCCGACCAGCAACGAGATCTACAGGAATATCAATAAGGTTATAGTGCTCCCCTAAATCCAACGGCTTCGGAGTGCCATATACTCGCATGTTTTCAGCTGCACTCCCATAATCAAACATCGCAAACTTCTTCAAATGCTTAATCTGGGCAAGATGATGAGCAACAGAAAATGAGACACCAGGCATGTCATTCATATTATAGTGTGGTAGCCCTAAAACACCAACCCAGTTAGAACTGTCCCCGCCAACCACATAACTAACTAGGGTTTGGACAAGACCTCCAACTGCGGGTAAATTATGAAAATCCCGCGCCAACTTATTCAGCATCATGCGAAAGAACTTTGTAGGTATATAGAAAGCCGGTATAAGAGGTTTGAGAATGGGGGCTAGCACAAGAAATAAGTACTCCATAAACGTGAAAACAGAGTTGGAATCATGATGGAAGCCAGCAGGTGACAGCAAGATCAATCTCGACAGTCTGTGAGGCTTTCTTTCAATCCTTCGTGTTATGACATACATTAGGATGCCAGCTCCACCCAAACTATGGCAGATGGCACAAAGTTTGTAAGGTTGATCATTATTGGTCTCTTCCTCCAATTCTGGTTGCTCAGATTTCAATTCTGAAACCTTGATTTCATGGATCTTCTCAATCATTGCAGGAATGTCCTGTGTCCCATGCTCATTAATAGAATAATTCCAGTACCTGCATACATTTAAcacaaagacaaaaaaaatgaacaagaGAGAAAAAGATGGTGGAGAAGGCAAATGCAGTTTGAACACCAAAAACAATAGTACTCACTGGCGTGAAGATATATTCTTGTTCACATGCTCCCTGGAAACCAATCCACGATAGTTCCCAAGGAAAACATCATACCCTGAAACTCAAGCAAAAGAAGCATACCCATCCCTGATCAGACAACAATTATGGGAACTTCAGAAAAGGCAAATCCCTTAACACTATACTAGGCACACCTTGGTCATAGGCAGCAAATGCAGGAGAACCAACCACTCCATTTGCTATCCAGCTGTACAAgtgaaagaataaaaaaatgaaacaagcaattaaatgcaaaaaaaattatatttttacgcATACTGAACTTCGTGGTAGAGACAAAACAAACAATGCTATGCAAaataaattacggagtatatatttacCCAAATACTTAATGGTATACTAAACAAACAAATACATGCAAAATGAATTATGCATCTACATAGTGTGgggatttttatttatttttattattatttttgttgggtcctataattattatatgtagTTTAGGAGTTAATGTCCTAGAATCCTGCCTGATTTCCCTGGTAAATTATTTGTATAGTTGATTATGATTCTGTATCATAATTACCTAGGGTAGTTCTATTTTATATAGGAGTCAATTTAGGATATGCTTCCCTATCctcatgtatgtatatatatatgtactctTTTTGTAGTAGAAAATATGATCAGAAACTCTCTCAAATATCTTAGCAACATGGTATCTGAGCAGAGGCTTGTAAACCTTAGTTCTCTTCATTCAATTCTCATGTTTCTCAAACTTCATTCCTATGGCTGATAAGGAGCAAACCTCTGTGGACTCAATCATCTGATTCATCTTTTAGTGTTCCTATCACATCCAACCCATCTCCTGCTCATATCATTCCCCTATCAACTTGACTGCAACTGAAAACGCCTTGTTCCCATTACTTCACAGTTCTCACAAACTCAATGGGCATAGCTATCTCGAATGGTCCCAAACAATGATGCTGTTTATAAGTGGACAAAGAAGAGATGATTACACCATGGTGCAGCCACTCAACCTCATCTGAGTGATCCTAAACTCAGAAGTTGGAGGGCTGAAAACAATCTCTGTTATGTCTTGGTTGATTAGCTCAATGACAACTGAGATAGGAAAAGATTTTTTGCTCTATGCCACGTCCAAAGAAATTTAGGATGCTGCAAAACTTACATTCTCAACAAAAACACAGGTGAATTCTTTCATGTGGAGAGCATCCTTCAAGACTTGAGACTAGGAGAAAACACTGTCACTACCTATTTCACTGCTCTTACCCCCATTGGCAGCAACTAGATCTCTTTGAACATGAATGGAAGTGTTCAAAAGACTAAGCATATCTCAAAGAGATTGTTGAAACTTAGTGCATCTTCAAGTTCTTGATGGATGATGAGTCTCTCCACGAGGTTAGATGTTAGATGCAGAATCTTAGGAACCAAACCACTTCCAAGTCTACGAGAAGCTTTTTCAGAAGTACACAGGGAAGAGAGCTGTAAACAAGTCATGTTAGGAAATTATGATCTTTCTTCAGCCCCAGATGTTTTAACACTGTTGTAGCCACATATTGTTTGCATTCATCTGATTCTGTAGCAATTGTATTGCATGGAATATCTCAAAATTCCAAAATTCCAATCAAGTTCTTGATGGGATTAGCCTTGCTGATAATCAGTCACAAAGAAGATGTCCCTAGTGTGATCTCGGCAAGAAACTAGGCCACTTCAAAGAACATGCTAGAAATTACCAAAGAAACCACCCCAATTGGAAACCAAGATTCGAGAGGAAATGCAGCCATCACCAAGCTTTCTCAACCCAATAACCAGGTTCCTTTCACCAAGGATCAGTTAGAATTACTCTAGCTACTTCTCAGCAAGGTTAATGTTTCAACTAATTCCACATCTACCAATGTTGGGGATGGTCAATGCATGGTTCGGTTAACCTTGTTCTTCATGTATCTCAATCACCCTCCTCAAAATAGTGTGGCTAAACACATAAAACTATTACTTACTCAAAATTGCCCAATTCTTACTCTTTCAAACCAATGTCCCTAAGAAATCTTGAGGCGAAGCTATCCTCACAACCACATGTCATTAATAGAAACCTTCCCGGTTTCTCAAATTCAAGTCATCCCTGCAAATTTCCCATAGCCTTTATCCAACCTCTCGATTAGCATCCCATGTTCTTCTCAAACTCTTTGGTGGTTGCACTGCATTTATTCATGTCCACCCTCAAAACCTTGGCAAACTTGACACATGTCCTTAAATGTATTTTCATTGGGTACTCGGCTAATAAAAAAGGCTACAAATGCTTTTCTTCTAGCATGCGCAAATTCTATCACACCATTGATGTTGcattttttgaagataaaacaTCCTTACCCAATTTTGCAATTTAAGGAAAATTGGGACTGGTCAGCTCTTTTTGAGTTATGTTCACCTCACTCTTCTCCCTCTAATCTACCTGAACTAATTCCTAAGAATCATCAAATTCAATGAATTCATATATTGAAGTAAGCCCCATATTCCCTAGTCTAATCCAAACATCTCCATCTTCCTGATGAAGCAATAAATGTTTACACAAGGAGGAAAATATCTCAGTAGCCTGAGCAGAGCCAGCAGAATCAAGAAACTTTCTCAAGCCCAATTGATCTTGAAAAGTGCAACATGAGGTAGGCTTTTGTCTGCGGCAGGTATAGAGGAAGTAAAAGAATATGATCCTGATTTAGATTTACCTATTACTCAAGAGAAGTGTTCAATCATGCACTCTGTACCCTCTTCATAGTTACATCTCCTATTCAAACATATCACAAAAACTCCTTGCATTATAGATTTTCTTGGATAAAAtcagatttaaaatttagtttatgaAGAATTGAAGGTCCCCAAATGCCGCAAGAAACTCTGGAGGAGTACAATGCAAGGTTATCAAGGCGTCGCCTAGGCGTCTGGGCGGTCGACAACGACCGCCTAATCTGCTCGCCTCGCCTAGAACAAAACGGCCGGCGAACTCGCCGGAAACAACCGCACACGCCGGCGCGTGACGGCGGAGCAGTTCGGAAGTGGTGGCGCGTGAGCCCTCCGATGGCGACCGGACTTCTTGTCGTGGTGTCGCCTCTACTCCCTAAACCTAGCCCAAGCACTGACTTTTACCTCCGATCCCAGTTTAGAGGTTGAAAGctgtatattctatattttcCCTGTACATATCTAGTCTGATTTTTCTATGCCtctctgtgtatatatatacatatatagaaagaaggactcaaaaaaaaaaaaaaaaaaaaaaaaaaaaaaaaaaaaaaaaNNNNNNNNNNNNNNNNNNNNNNNNNNNNNNNNNNNNNNNNNNNNNNNNNNNNNNNNNNNNNNNNNNNNNNNNNNNNNNNNNNNNNNNNNNNNNNNNNNNNNNNNNNNNNNNNNNNNNNNNNNNNNNNNNNNNNNNNNNNNNNNNNNNNNNNNNNNNNNNNNNNNNNNNNNNNNNNNNNNNNNNNNNNNNNNNNNNNNNNNNNNNNNNNNNNNNNNNNNNNNNNNNNNNNNNNNNNNNNNNNNNNNNNNNNNNNNNNNNNNNNNNNNNNNNNNNNNNNNNNNNNNNNNNNNNNNNNNNNNNNNNNNNNNNNNNNNNNNNNNNNNNNNNNNNNNNNNNNNNNNNNNNNNNNNNNNNNNNNNNNNNNNNNNNNNNNNNNNNNNNNNNNNNNNNNNNNNNNNNNNNNNNNNNNNNNNNNNNNNNNNNNNNNNNNNNNNNNNNNNNNNNNNNNNNNNNNNNNNNNNNNNNNNNNNNNNNNNNNNNNNNNNNNNNNNNNNNNNNNNNNNNNNNNNNNNNNNNNNNNNNNNNNNNNNNNNNNNNNNNNNNNNNNNNNNNNNNNNNNNNNNNNNNNNNNNNNNNNNNNNNNNNNNNNNNNNNNNNNNNNNNNNNNNNNNNNNNNNNNNNNNNNNNNNNNNNNNNNNNNNNNNNNNNNNNNNNNNNNNNNNNNNNNNNNNNNNNNNNNNNNNNNNNNNNNNNNNNNNNNNNNNNNNNNNNNNNNNNNNNNNNNNNNNNNNNNNNNNNNNNNNNNNNNNNNNNNNNNNNNNNNNNNNNNNNNNNNNNNNNNNNNNNNNNNNNNNNNNNNNNNNNNNNNNNNNNNNNNNNNNNNNNNNNNNNNNNNNNNNNNNNNNNNNNNNNNNNNNNNNNNNNNNNNNNNNNNNNNNNNNNNNNNNNNNNNNNNNNNNNNNNNNNNNNNNNNNNNNNNNNNNNNNNNNNNNNNNNNNNNNNNNNNNNNNNNNNNNNNNNNNNNNNNNNNNNNNNNNNNNNNNNNNNNNNNNNNNNNNNNNNNNNNNNNNNNNNNNNNNNNNNNNNNNNNNNNNNNNNNNNNNNNNNNNNNNNNNNNNNNNNNNNNNNNNNNNNNNNNNNNNNNNNNNNNNNNNN
It includes:
- the LOC116003746 gene encoding uncharacterized protein LOC116003746, coding for MQRLVDNTLAITKESVKTFTYESLNNFVRLINGVSALLLTILPGKNSILEGIHGWELRPTFRGPRLPRWMENGVSSFNQLIHELSVDSDGSSSLDCSSEEEEEEDSGENVCPATPLSQSSRFSRASSFNKHRRRHWLHWIRCIFSWLLFPLRFLLAIPFYLYGSSKRTSSVSVELQPSHVHASRRSNTPRDHVVQRATDRRRGVVEDLHLAIEIFIETVFEFFHKAAHCVFSPLDTLRKVIKWFSSNSTDHGKIPNDGVAVSVATNTLSDNDPTPGERKTSFYHSLNTDARTCKDVITELGYPYEALRVVTADGYVLVLERIPRRDARKVAYLQHGILDSSMGWIANGVVGSPAFAAYDQGYDVFLGNYRGLVSREHVNKNISSRQYWNYSINEHGTQDIPAMIEKIHEIKVSELKSEQPELEEETNNDQPYKLCAICHSLGGAGILMYVITRRIERKPHRLSRLILLSPAGFHHDSNSVFTFMEYLFLVLAPILKPLIPAFYIPTKFFRMMLNKLARDFHNLPAVGGLVQTLVSYVVGGDSSNWVGVLGLPHYNMNDMPGVSFSVAHHLAQIKHLKKFAMFDYGSAAENMRVYGTPKPLDLGEHYNLIDIPVDLVAGRKDKVIRPSMIKKHYKVLKDEGVEVSYNEFEYAHLDFTFSHREELLAYVMSRLMLVDSAPKQQSPPKPLKLKKSQKVYSN